Proteins encoded together in one Campylobacter concisus window:
- the serA gene encoding phosphoglycerate dehydrogenase: MMKTIIVCDAIHPVGFELLKKEQDINVIDAVNTPKDELLKILGEADVAITRSSTEVNEAFLEAGKKLKAIVRAGVGVDNVDIDGCSRRGIIAMNVPTANTIAAVELTMAHMLAAARSLEYAHNDLKLDRIWKREKWYGVELFKKKLGVIGFGNIGSRVAARAKAFGMDIIAYDPYIDPSKVIDMGGTYTKNFDDILACDFITIHTPKTKETTDMIGAKEIAKMKDGVRLINCARGGLYNEEALYEGLKSGKIAFAGIDVFTKEPATSHPLLDLNNVSVTPHLGANTLESQRNIAVEAVEQAILAARGISYPNALNLPIKTEDLPPFVEPYIDLTSKMAFLAAQINKSAIKAIRIETHGQIGEYANSMLTFAIVGALKESLGDAINYVNAKFLCDEKGITTETSTGGDSIFKNKITVRLTTENGIVSVGGTVFGENQQRIVTVNGFKTDFKPKGKMIIFKNHDVPGVIAQISKILADEKINIADFRLGRDEHGMALAVILVDEHIKTETLERLNALEACVWAQYAVI, from the coding sequence ATTATGAAAACTATCATTGTTTGCGATGCGATACACCCAGTAGGTTTTGAACTTTTAAAAAAAGAACAAGATATAAATGTAATAGACGCAGTTAATACCCCAAAAGACGAGCTTTTAAAAATTTTAGGCGAGGCTGATGTAGCGATCACTAGAAGCTCGACTGAGGTAAATGAAGCGTTTTTAGAAGCTGGTAAAAAACTAAAAGCTATCGTTAGAGCTGGTGTTGGCGTGGATAACGTTGATATAGATGGCTGTTCAAGAAGAGGCATCATCGCTATGAACGTCCCAACTGCAAATACTATCGCAGCAGTTGAGCTAACTATGGCACACATGCTAGCAGCTGCAAGATCACTTGAATACGCTCACAACGACCTAAAGCTAGATAGAATTTGGAAACGCGAGAAGTGGTATGGAGTTGAGCTTTTTAAGAAAAAGCTAGGTGTGATCGGTTTTGGTAACATCGGCTCAAGAGTAGCAGCTCGCGCAAAAGCTTTTGGCATGGATATCATCGCATATGATCCATATATCGATCCATCTAAAGTTATCGATATGGGAGGCACATATACTAAAAATTTTGATGATATCTTGGCGTGTGACTTCATCACGATCCACACTCCAAAGACCAAAGAGACAACCGATATGATCGGGGCTAAAGAGATAGCAAAGATGAAAGATGGCGTAAGGCTTATAAACTGCGCTAGAGGTGGTCTTTATAACGAAGAGGCGCTTTATGAAGGGCTAAAAAGCGGCAAGATAGCATTTGCTGGCATTGACGTTTTTACAAAAGAGCCAGCGACAAGTCATCCGCTTCTTGATCTAAATAATGTAAGCGTCACACCGCATCTTGGAGCAAACACTCTTGAGTCGCAGCGCAACATCGCAGTAGAGGCAGTCGAGCAGGCTATCTTGGCAGCACGCGGCATAAGCTATCCAAACGCTTTAAATTTACCTATAAAAACAGAAGATCTACCGCCGTTTGTTGAGCCTTATATCGATCTTACAAGCAAGATGGCATTTCTTGCAGCTCAGATAAACAAAAGCGCGATCAAAGCTATCCGTATAGAGACTCACGGGCAAATTGGCGAATATGCAAATTCAATGCTAACTTTTGCGATCGTAGGCGCTTTAAAAGAGAGTCTTGGCGATGCGATAAACTACGTAAATGCTAAATTTTTATGCGACGAAAAAGGCATAACTACCGAAACTAGCACAGGTGGAGACAGTATCTTTAAAAACAAGATCACAGTTCGTCTTACGACAGAAAATGGCATCGTAAGCGTTGGTGGCACGGTATTTGGTGAAAATCAACAACGCATAGTAACCGTAAATGGCTTTAAGACTGACTTCAAGCCAAAAGGCAAGATGATCATCTTTAAAAACCACGACGTACCAGGCGTTATCGCTCAGATCAGTAAAATTTTAGCTGATGAGAAGATAAATATCGCAGACTTCCGTCTTGGTAGAGATGAGCACGGCATGGCGCTTGCGGTCATCTTGGTTGATGAACATATAAAAACAGAAACGCTAGAGAGATTAAACGCACTTGAAGCTTGTGTTTGGGCTCAATACGCAGTTATATAA
- a CDS encoding 30S ribosomal protein S1 produces the protein MAVNKSVQLGKAKDEDIEDIDFAAMLEESFKKTEEDSDAKIVSINGDEVLIDVGKKSEGILNVSEITDTNGNLTHKVGDTIKVVITGSRNGRPIVSHKKALRKEKVKAFIEAYDPENSGEIDVKVVGKNKGGFITQDANGVEFFLPRTHSGFKNAEGVVGKSYKVRVIKVDKEENSIVVSRKKILDDDRKKRKEALSNIVENDSVIEGTVKKITTYGMFVDVGGVDGLVHYSEISYKGPVNPSSLYKEGDKVLVKVISYDNEKRHLSLSIKAATPDPWEEIINDGLEVGDTIKVTVSNIEPYGAFVDLGNDIEGFLHISEISWDKNIKNPKDHISEGQEIDVEVIEIDAKGHRLRVSLKNLLPKPFDEFKAKFKEGDVVKGVVTTITNFGAFVRVGCVEGLLHNEDASWDRNDKCKDMFKAGDELEVKIIKIDSAEQKISLSLKDLKQSPVQAFANKFSVGDIVKGTIRDIKDFGVFVELGDNVDALIRKEDLGSVDASTLKIGDEIEAAIAFIDEKKNRIRLSIRRLAKQKEREVLNEINDNDDKVTLGDIIKEQLR, from the coding sequence ATGGCTGTGAACAAAAGTGTTCAATTAGGAAAAGCAAAAGACGAAGATATCGAAGATATCGATTTTGCTGCGATGTTAGAGGAGTCTTTTAAAAAGACTGAAGAAGATAGTGACGCAAAGATCGTCAGTATCAATGGCGATGAGGTTTTAATCGACGTTGGCAAGAAGTCAGAAGGCATTTTAAATGTTTCTGAGATCACTGACACAAACGGCAACCTGACGCATAAAGTTGGCGATACGATCAAAGTTGTAATAACTGGATCAAGAAATGGAAGACCTATAGTGTCGCACAAAAAAGCACTTAGAAAAGAGAAAGTTAAAGCTTTCATCGAAGCTTACGATCCTGAAAATTCTGGCGAAATCGACGTAAAAGTAGTTGGAAAAAATAAAGGTGGTTTTATTACTCAAGACGCAAATGGCGTAGAATTTTTCTTACCAAGAACGCACAGCGGATTTAAAAACGCTGAGGGCGTAGTTGGAAAATCATACAAAGTAAGAGTTATAAAAGTTGATAAAGAAGAGAATAGCATCGTTGTCTCAAGAAAGAAAATTTTAGATGACGACCGCAAAAAACGCAAAGAAGCTCTATCAAACATAGTAGAAAACGATAGCGTTATAGAGGGCACAGTTAAGAAGATTACAACTTATGGTATGTTTGTTGATGTTGGTGGTGTGGACGGACTTGTGCATTACAGCGAGATAAGCTACAAAGGCCCAGTAAATCCTAGCTCTTTATACAAAGAAGGCGATAAAGTTTTAGTTAAAGTTATCAGCTATGACAACGAAAAACGCCACCTATCTCTATCTATCAAGGCTGCTACTCCAGATCCTTGGGAAGAGATCATAAATGATGGTCTAGAAGTTGGCGACACTATCAAAGTAACAGTTAGCAATATCGAGCCTTATGGCGCATTTGTCGATCTTGGAAATGATATTGAAGGATTTTTACACATATCTGAAATTTCATGGGATAAAAATATCAAAAATCCAAAAGATCACATCAGCGAAGGTCAAGAGATCGATGTTGAAGTTATCGAAATAGACGCAAAAGGACACCGCTTAAGAGTGAGCCTTAAAAATTTACTTCCAAAGCCATTTGATGAATTTAAAGCTAAATTTAAAGAGGGTGACGTAGTAAAAGGCGTTGTGACAACTATCACAAATTTTGGTGCATTTGTTAGAGTAGGCTGCGTTGAGGGCTTGCTACACAACGAAGATGCATCTTGGGATAGAAATGACAAGTGCAAAGATATGTTCAAAGCTGGCGACGAGCTTGAAGTAAAGATCATCAAAATCGACAGCGCTGAGCAAAAAATTTCTCTAAGCCTAAAAGATCTAAAACAAAGTCCAGTTCAGGCATTTGCTAATAAATTTAGTGTAGGCGATATCGTAAAAGGAACGATCCGTGACATTAAAGATTTTGGCGTGTTTGTTGAGCTTGGCGATAATGTCGATGCGTTAATCCGCAAAGAAGATCTAGGTAGCGTAGATGCTAGCACGTTAAAGATCGGCGATGAGATCGAAGCCGCTATCGCATTTATCGATGAGAAGAAAAATAGAATTCGCCTAAGCATACGCCGTTTAGCAAAACAAAAAGAGCGTGAAGTGTTAAATGAGATCAACGACAACGACGACAAAGTAACACTTGGCGACATTATAAAAGAACAATTACGCTAG